One part of the Botrytis cinerea B05.10 chromosome 8, complete sequence genome encodes these proteins:
- the Bcnnf2 gene encoding Bcnnf2, producing the protein MPRPLSNSKRQQGAANVRDTRHDNGLVGPGKRVPRQKSNGHMNGHANSSDSIPSTPPPSTPPPANGHAKLPGNDDNTSEHKLGGDVARRTSVGGHSDSSQDGYNIPTISFPQENHRHINVNSAKNPSVHRDSGPWHFAKTVLTSCPISDTLAILIVLLQVPPAFLTIIQLLFATLTFVPPSTTATSGISFIDMFEGTTGTPSLATIMVVDVLFLLTWVFLYGPLQEFILQFAQSVIALTLGGGLSGKEAGMRNVVLCFGYIGVSHYASISNIKSVGLRTLLSSPRNFLGSFDLDDPLESIPIPIPNWKDRIPIWVRNILAVHILAQGVVRYIRDLYVRSQKRDHAASTLGDPEAAKGSADGANDSSTTNPQTPDNEASNSLHASHTAITTRKKRKQSAQVRIQQPLWAALASTKIVMVKEYETSHAAAESAGTNATDASNLGNAPFSTEPDRIWITNVGSDAVLFSTSYFPKFTIPDENQDDTEGSIVNSRMPIFVRVNQAHWQPTRMEASINPSLPAGKNTCWDGEIFGLAPSSSYEIEFFNVVNNKVIFCTSVKTLNTPSDTAAATSLSPLPPQVSGRPGSPSSTIQQSIRASKTKLEEERSRQKRERKDQRTKIQTLRREIDKLSHIIATSGGNDEKQRQKIQQATLQIRQADEAITSIQADIEIADRLPSASKDSEYISAKQKYRTQKELYEKAKSDFTTKKKENEKPITALSAELLNKERQSEKLEARSIKLTHQADDLREANTKGLNEVQRREKQRKDKDDERRMVQANWDKYNVEAQMQLQRYTDDLTMLYPYIDQYTMALQQQHQQEANQLYVNSSWTTAGESSMSAFPAYAPISNMTMGMPQMGGSMTMSQTTRQRGRSSSMLSNESGFTQGPDSDEEHTPFYGPHLQSQSQPQYSPYNTNQSPSPFAPAFRNTSTSISQFQQNESLNWPPTRKGSGSGDVDASGSRSGSERDSIGDPKSPLNEKSQLPFPIGAGPGFGIGSAGSRGLRGVWDN; encoded by the coding sequence ATGCCTCGTCCTCTATCCAACTCGAAGCGACAGCAAGGGGCTGCGAACGTACGCGATACTCGTCATGACAATGGGCTTGTAGGTCCAGGGAAGAGGGTGCCTAGGCAAAAGAGTAATGGACATATGAACGGACATGCGAACTCCTCCGATTCTATCCcatcaacaccaccaccttcGACCCCACCACCTGCAAATGGACACGCGAAATTGCCTGGCAACGATGACAACACTTCGGAACATAAGCTGGGGGGAGACGTAGCAAGGAGGACTTCAGTTGGTGGACATTCAGATTCTTCTCAAGATGGTTACAATATCCCCACGATTTCTTTCCCACAAGAAAATCATCGCCATATCAATGTCAATTCTGCCAAAAACCCTTCAGTACATCGCGATTCCGGTCCATGGCATTTCGCGAAGACTGTTTTGACATCCTGTCCAATCTCTGACACACTGGCCATTCTTATTGTTCTTCTCCAGGTCCCACCCGCTTTCTTGACGATCATCCAATTACTGTTCGCCACTTTGACATTCGTCCCCCCGTCCACTACTGCTACATCTGGAATAAGCTTCATCGATATGTTTGAAGGAACTACGGGTACACCATCATTGGCAACGATTATGGTGGTTGACGTACTGTTTCTCTTGACTTGGGTATTTCTATATGGTCCTCTGCAGGAGTTCATCTTGCAATTTGCACAATCGGTGATCGCATTGACTTTGGGAGGAGGTCTCAGTGGAAAAGAAGCTGGCATGAGGAACGTAGTTCTCTGCTTTGGTTACATTGGGGTCTCGCATTATGCCTCGATTAGCAACATTAAATCTGTTGGACTTCGTACGCTACTTTCATCCCCACGAAACTTTCTAGGATCATTCGACCTCGACGATCCTCTCGAGTCGATACCAATACCTATTCCAAATTGGAAAGACCGAATACCGATTTGGGTTCGAAATATTCTTGCGGTACACATTCTTGCACAAGGAGTAGTGCGGTATATACGAGATTTATATGTTAGGAGTCAAAAACGCGATCATGCAGCATCTACCCTGGGGGATCCTGAAGCAGCGAAAGGATCAGCAGATGGAGCCAATGATTCTTCTACTACAAACCCACAAACACCAGATAACGAAGCTTCAAATTCATTACATGCTAGTCATACAGCCATTACAACcaggaaaaagagaaaacaaaGCGCACAAGTCCGCATTCAACAACCTTTATGGGCAGCTTTAGCAAGTACAAAAATCGTCATGGTCAAAGAGTACGAAACGTCGCACGCAGCTGCGGAATCGGCGGGTACAAATGCAACAGATGCTAGTAACCTTGGAAATGCACCTTTCAGTACCGAGCCAGATCGAATATGGATTACCAATGTTGGGTCTGATGCCGTTTTATTTAGTACCAGTTATTTTCCCAAGTTCACAATTCCCGACGAGAATCAAGATGATACGGAGGGGTCAATTGTAAACTCGAGAATGCCCATTTTTGTTAGGGTCAATCAAGCACATTGGCAACCTACAAGGATGGAAGCTAGTATTAACCCTAGCTTACCTGCTGGAAAAAACACGTGCTGGGATGGAGAAATCTTTGGGCTTGCGCCTTCTAGCAGTTatgagattgaatttttcaatGTCGTTAACAACAAAGTCATTTTCTGCACCAGCGTCAAAACGCTTAATACACCATCAGATACTGCAGCTGCAACTTCCCTTTCGCCTCTCCCTCCTCAAGTGTCGGGACGACCAGGATCGCCCAGTTCCACTATTCAACAATCAATACGAGCATCCAAGACTAAACTGGAAGAAGAACGTAGCCGCCAGAAACGCGAACGTAAAGACCAACGCACGAAAATCCAGACACTTCGCAGAGAGATTGATAAGCTCTCACATATCATAGCCACATCGGGTGGCAATGATGAAAAGCAACGTCAAAAAATTCAACAAGCCACCCTTCAGATTAGACAAGCAGATGAAGCCATTACGTCAATCCAAgctgatattgaaattgccGATCGATTACCTTCAGCATCAAAGGATTCCGAGTATATTTCAGCAAAGCAAAAGTATCGAACACAAAAAGAGCTCTATGAGAAAGCTAAATCAGACTTCACTACgaaaaagaaggagaatgaaaAGCCAATCACAGCTTTGAGTGCTGAACTTCTCAACAAAGAACGTCAATCCGAGAAATTGGAAGCCAGATCTATTAAACTTACTCATCAAGCAGATGATCTTCGTGAAGCTAACACCAAAGGGTTGAATGAAGTTCAACGTAGGGAAAAGCAACGGAAGGATaaagatgatgaaagaagaatggtTCAGGCGAATTGGGATAAGTATAACGTGGAGGCACAAATGCAACTCCAACGGTATACTGATGACCTCACCATGCTTTACCCCTACATCGATCAATACACTATGGCTTTACAACAGCAGCATCAACAAGAAGCAAATCAGTTATACGTCAATTCCTCATGGACAACAGCAGGTGAAAGCTCAATGTCCGCATTTCCCGCATACGCTCCAATTTCGAATATGACAATGGGTATGCCTCAAATGGGTGGTTCAATGACAATGTCACAAACCACAAGGCAAAGAGGTAGAAGCTCGAGTATGTTAAGCAACGAGAGTGGATTTACCCAAGGTCCGGATTCGGATGAAGAACATACTCCTTTTTATGGACCACATCTTCAATCACAATCCCAGCCTCAATATTCTCCATACAATACCAATCAATCACCAAGTCCATTCGCTCCCGCGTTCCGAAATACATCAACATCGATttctcaattccaacaaAATGAATCATTGAATTGGCCACCAACTCGTAAGGGTAGTGGATCAGGTGATGTAGATGCATCGGGGAGTAGAAGTGGAAGTGAGAGAGATAGTATTGGGGATCCCAAAAGTCCACTGAATGAAAAGAGTCAGTTACCGTTTCCTATTGGAGCGGGACCAGGCTTTGGAATCGGGAGTGCTGGATCCAGGGGCTTGCGAGGGGTTTGggataattga